A genomic segment from Rhodospirillum centenum SW encodes:
- the ribA gene encoding GTP cyclohydrolase II, which yields MALDLSHAELTLDRAVQRAVDRALSDLRRGEAVVLAGPDGRCLLVQAAETATAAGLAALAALAGTAPALALAGRRARALGIELPEEQAVLLTVPGGLTAELARDLADPTRGTPAERLRRAIATAHAPEDTVEGLAVLLAKLARLLPAAVVAPLPGVRDAGAFARRHDLLAVRGADVPEYRRQSARTLCRVADAAVPLEAAEQTRLVAFRPSDGGPEHLAIVIGDPPPDRPVLARLHSECFTGDLLGSLRCDCGPQLRGAVEEIARAGAGVLLYLAQEGRGIGLVNKLRAYRLQDGGLDTLDANTALGFDADERVYLPAAAMLKALGFDRVRLMTNNPDKLAQLAACGIEVVERVPHIFPSNGHNEAYLRAKADRAGHLF from the coding sequence ATGGCCCTCGACCTCTCCCACGCCGAGCTTACCCTGGACCGTGCCGTGCAGCGCGCCGTTGACCGGGCGCTGTCGGACCTGCGGCGGGGGGAGGCGGTGGTGCTGGCCGGGCCGGACGGGCGCTGCCTGCTGGTCCAGGCGGCGGAGACGGCGACCGCCGCCGGGCTCGCCGCCCTGGCCGCGCTGGCCGGGACGGCCCCGGCGCTGGCGCTGGCCGGCCGCCGCGCCCGCGCCCTGGGGATCGAGCTGCCGGAGGAACAGGCGGTGCTGCTGACCGTGCCCGGCGGGCTGACGGCGGAGCTGGCGCGCGATCTGGCCGACCCGACGCGCGGCACCCCGGCCGAGCGGCTGCGCCGCGCCATCGCCACGGCGCACGCGCCCGAGGACACGGTCGAGGGGCTGGCCGTGCTGCTGGCGAAGCTGGCGCGGCTGCTGCCGGCCGCCGTGGTGGCACCGCTGCCCGGCGTGCGCGATGCCGGCGCCTTCGCCCGGCGGCACGACCTGCTGGCCGTGCGCGGGGCGGACGTGCCGGAATACCGGCGGCAGTCGGCCCGCACCCTCTGCCGCGTGGCGGACGCCGCGGTGCCGCTGGAGGCGGCGGAGCAGACAAGGCTGGTCGCCTTCCGCCCGTCCGACGGCGGGCCGGAGCATCTGGCCATCGTGATCGGCGACCCGCCGCCCGACCGGCCGGTGCTGGCCCGGCTGCATTCGGAATGCTTCACCGGCGACCTGCTGGGCTCGCTGCGCTGCGACTGCGGCCCGCAGCTCCGCGGCGCGGTGGAGGAGATCGCGCGGGCCGGCGCGGGCGTGCTGCTGTACCTCGCCCAGGAGGGGCGCGGCATCGGGCTGGTGAACAAGCTGCGCGCCTACCGCCTGCAGGATGGCGGGCTGGACACGCTGGACGCCAACACGGCCCTGGGCTTCGACGCGGACGAGCGGGTCTATCTGCCGGCCGCGGCCATGCTGAAGGCGCTGGGCTTCGACCGGGTGCGGCTGATGACCAACAACCCCGACAAGCTGGCCCAGCTCGCGGCCTGCGGGATCGAGGTGGTGGAGCGCGTCCCGCACATCTTCCCCTCCAACGGCCACAACGAAGCCTATCTCCGCGCCAAGGCGGACCGCGCCGGCCACCTGTTCTGA
- a CDS encoding zinc-dependent alcohol dehydrogenase: protein MTAPPPEITAGTARAFWIAAPGRGEVRTEPLPVPAPGQVLLRALAGAVSRGTESLVFHGRVPPALAAEMRCPFQAGDFPGPVKYGYSLVARVERGPPGLEGRRVFVLHPHQDRAVVPADACRPVPDAVPTDRAVLAANVETALNALWDGAALPGQRITVVGGGVVGCLAAWLAARLPGAEVELVDVEPARASVAARLGVPFREPDGAAGGRDLVLHASGTPEGLATALELAGTEATVVEASWYGDRPVPAPLGAGFHPKRLRLVSSQVGRVAPVQRPRWSPADRLDLALRLLEDPRPDALLDGETGFAELPVAMPRLASGRGLCHLIRYRGQEGTECTA from the coding sequence ATGACCGCCCCGCCCCCGGAGATTACCGCTGGCACCGCCCGCGCCTTCTGGATCGCCGCCCCCGGCCGGGGGGAGGTGCGGACGGAACCGCTGCCCGTCCCGGCCCCGGGGCAGGTGCTGCTGCGGGCACTGGCGGGGGCCGTCAGCCGCGGCACGGAAAGTCTGGTCTTCCACGGCCGCGTCCCCCCCGCCCTCGCGGCGGAGATGCGCTGCCCCTTCCAGGCGGGCGACTTCCCCGGCCCCGTCAAGTACGGCTACAGCCTGGTGGCGCGGGTGGAGCGGGGACCGCCGGGGCTGGAGGGACGCCGGGTCTTCGTCCTGCACCCGCACCAGGACCGCGCCGTCGTCCCGGCCGATGCCTGCCGCCCCGTGCCCGACGCCGTGCCGACCGACCGCGCCGTGCTGGCCGCCAATGTCGAGACGGCACTGAACGCGCTGTGGGACGGCGCTGCGCTGCCCGGCCAGCGGATCACGGTGGTGGGCGGGGGCGTCGTCGGCTGCCTTGCGGCATGGCTGGCCGCCCGGCTGCCGGGGGCGGAGGTGGAGCTGGTGGATGTCGAACCCGCCCGCGCCTCCGTGGCGGCGCGGCTGGGCGTGCCCTTCCGCGAGCCCGACGGGGCTGCCGGCGGGCGCGATCTGGTGCTGCACGCCAGCGGCACGCCCGAAGGGCTGGCGACGGCGCTGGAACTGGCCGGAACGGAGGCGACGGTGGTCGAGGCGTCGTGGTACGGCGACCGGCCCGTGCCGGCCCCGCTGGGGGCGGGCTTCCACCCGAAGCGGCTGCGCCTCGTCTCCAGCCAGGTCGGCCGCGTGGCCCCCGTCCAGCGCCCGCGCTGGAGCCCGGCCGACCGGCTGGATCTGGCGCTGCGGCTGCTGGAGGACCCGCGGCCGGACGCGCTGCTGGACGGGGAGACCGGTTTCGCAGAGCTTCCCGTGGCGATGCCCCGGCTCGCCTCCGGGCGGGGGCTGTGCCATCTGATCCGCTACCGGGGGCAGGAGGGGACGGAATGTACAGCCTGA
- a CDS encoding CDP-alcohol phosphatidyltransferase family protein yields the protein MSRPATPSASTTTPPATASPAASPAARPALHQQVAAHLAAAAVATLPAALAAGRALDLPDAVLARGMAATAAVFALVAASALHGLGGHPAAAGWGNANRVTLFRGCLIALAGGALPAAGLLGPGVLWLLTGLALAALALDGVDGWIARRQAVASAYGARFDMDLDTLLTLVLAALLWRLGEAGVWVLLTGLLRPLFVAAGVFRGWLNAPLPYSLRRRVVCVVQIAVLAAALTPLLDPPLSRLAVGAALGVLLFSFAADTVWLFRHAGRTRT from the coding sequence ATGTCCCGCCCGGCCACCCCGTCCGCTTCCACCACGACGCCTCCCGCCACCGCTTCTCCCGCTGCCTCTCCCGCCGCCCGCCCTGCTCTGCACCAGCAGGTGGCGGCGCATCTGGCGGCGGCGGCCGTGGCGACCCTGCCGGCCGCCCTGGCGGCGGGCCGCGCCCTGGACCTGCCGGATGCCGTCCTGGCCCGGGGCATGGCCGCCACGGCCGCGGTCTTCGCCCTGGTCGCCGCCAGCGCGCTGCACGGGCTGGGCGGGCATCCGGCCGCCGCCGGCTGGGGCAACGCCAACCGGGTGACGCTGTTCCGCGGCTGCCTGATCGCGCTGGCCGGCGGTGCGCTGCCGGCGGCCGGGCTGCTGGGGCCGGGGGTGCTCTGGCTGCTGACCGGGCTGGCGCTGGCGGCGCTGGCACTCGACGGGGTGGACGGCTGGATCGCCCGGCGGCAGGCCGTGGCCAGCGCCTACGGCGCCCGCTTCGACATGGACCTGGACACGCTGCTCACGCTGGTGCTGGCGGCGCTGCTCTGGCGGCTGGGGGAGGCCGGGGTCTGGGTGCTCCTGACGGGGCTGCTGCGGCCCCTGTTCGTGGCGGCGGGGGTCTTCCGGGGCTGGCTGAATGCGCCCTTGCCCTACAGCCTGCGCCGCCGCGTTGTCTGCGTCGTGCAGATCGCCGTGCTGGCGGCGGCGCTGACTCCCCTGCTGGACCCGCCGCTGAGCCGCCTTGCGGTCGGTGCAGCCCTTGGGGTTTTGCTTTTCTCCTTCGCGGCCGATACGGTCTGGCTTTTCCGCCATGCCGGCCGGACCCGGACCTGA